In one Bradyrhizobium sp. 4 genomic region, the following are encoded:
- a CDS encoding DMT family transporter → MPMPEKKPQARRAPARVDHPFKGIALVLLSTIFLGCSDVTAKYLSSSLPSIEITWIRFVTFALMFTPVMLPGSPLHAMRTERLGLQLMRGAALLGSSLFFITGLSFLPIAEASATGFVSPLFVTALSIVFLSEKVGMRRWIATAIGLTGVMIILRPGSSAFHAAAFFPIVSAFCWAAALILTRMMSGREAVLTTMAYSALTGVAILSLMVPFVWVTPTWTAIGLGIVIGVASTVGQWIIVLAYRYGDASVLAPFSYTQLLWVSILGFFLFGEVPDVWTVTGAAFIVASGLYIAHRERIRRAQLLIMEERSPNP, encoded by the coding sequence ATGCCTATGCCGGAAAAGAAGCCGCAGGCGCGCCGCGCGCCCGCGCGCGTCGATCATCCCTTCAAAGGCATCGCGCTGGTGCTGCTGTCGACGATCTTTCTCGGTTGCTCCGATGTCACCGCGAAATATTTGTCGTCGAGCCTGCCGTCGATCGAGATCACCTGGATCCGCTTCGTGACGTTCGCGCTGATGTTCACGCCGGTGATGCTGCCGGGCTCGCCGCTGCATGCCATGCGCACCGAGCGCCTCGGCCTGCAGCTGATGCGCGGCGCGGCATTGCTCGGCTCTTCGCTGTTCTTCATCACCGGCCTGAGCTTCCTGCCGATCGCGGAAGCGTCCGCCACCGGGTTCGTCTCGCCACTGTTCGTCACCGCGCTCTCGATCGTGTTCCTGAGCGAGAAGGTGGGTATGCGCCGCTGGATCGCCACCGCGATCGGCCTGACCGGCGTGATGATCATCCTGCGCCCGGGCTCCAGCGCGTTTCACGCCGCCGCGTTCTTCCCGATCGTCTCGGCGTTCTGCTGGGCTGCGGCGCTGATCCTGACGCGCATGATGAGCGGGCGCGAAGCCGTCCTTACCACGATGGCCTATTCGGCGCTGACGGGCGTTGCGATCCTCTCTCTGATGGTCCCGTTCGTCTGGGTCACGCCGACCTGGACCGCGATCGGACTCGGCATCGTGATCGGCGTCGCCTCCACCGTTGGCCAGTGGATCATCGTGCTGGCTTATCGCTACGGCGATGCCTCGGTGCTGGCGCCGTTCTCGTACACGCAGTTGCTGTGGGTGAGCATTCTGGGCTTCTTCCTGTTCGGCGAAGTGCCTGATGTCTGGACCGTCACCGGTGCAGCCTTCATCGTCGCCAGCGGGCTCTACATCGCCCATCGCGAGCGCATCCGTCGCGCCCAGCTCCTGATCATGGAAGAGCGTTCCCCGAACCCCTGA
- a CDS encoding zinc-binding dehydrogenase, with product MRAAIFRNGEIVVDRMAEPKPGPGQVLVKTLACGICGSDLHARQHAHRMVEMARKSGRKPMDLARDVVFGHEFCCEIVDYGPGTARKLKPGTRVCSLPALVTPQGIEGIGYSNDNIGGYAEAMLLSEALLLEVPNGLAPEHAALTEPLAVGVHAVAKANIRGGEVPLVIGCGPVGLAVIAALKLKGLHPIVAADYSPARRALAAKLGADIVVDPRVSQPYATWAEHAQMSEAEKAARPPLQAMLPALKPAIIFECVGVPGLLQQVFEGAPRDARIVVVGVCMETDRSEPMLGIMKELNVQYVLGYTPDEFAASLRLIAEGQVDAAAMVTAEVGIDGVAKAFADLANPEAHTKIIVQPWR from the coding sequence ATGCGCGCTGCGATTTTCAGGAACGGTGAGATTGTCGTCGACCGGATGGCCGAGCCAAAGCCGGGCCCCGGTCAGGTGCTGGTCAAGACGCTCGCCTGCGGCATCTGCGGCTCCGACCTGCACGCGCGCCAGCACGCCCATCGCATGGTGGAGATGGCGCGAAAGAGCGGCCGCAAGCCGATGGATCTCGCCCGCGACGTCGTGTTCGGCCATGAGTTCTGCTGCGAGATCGTCGATTACGGCCCGGGCACTGCGCGCAAGCTCAAGCCTGGCACGCGCGTCTGCTCGCTGCCGGCCCTGGTGACGCCGCAGGGCATCGAAGGCATCGGCTATTCCAACGACAATATTGGCGGCTACGCCGAGGCGATGCTGCTGAGCGAAGCGCTGCTGCTCGAGGTGCCCAACGGTCTCGCGCCGGAGCACGCCGCGCTCACCGAGCCGCTCGCGGTCGGCGTTCACGCCGTCGCCAAGGCCAACATCCGTGGCGGCGAGGTTCCGCTCGTGATCGGCTGCGGACCGGTCGGGCTCGCGGTGATTGCGGCGCTGAAGCTCAAGGGCCTGCATCCGATCGTCGCCGCTGACTATTCGCCGGCGCGGCGCGCGCTTGCGGCAAAACTCGGCGCCGATATCGTCGTGGATCCAAGGGTGTCGCAGCCCTATGCGACCTGGGCCGAGCATGCGCAAATGTCGGAGGCGGAGAAGGCGGCGCGGCCGCCTTTGCAGGCGATGCTGCCCGCGCTGAAGCCCGCGATCATCTTCGAATGCGTCGGCGTGCCTGGGCTGTTGCAGCAGGTGTTCGAAGGCGCGCCGCGCGATGCCAGGATCGTCGTGGTCGGTGTGTGCATGGAGACCGACAGGAGCGAGCCCATGCTCGGCATCATGAAGGAACTCAACGTTCAGTATGTGCTCGGCTACACGCCCGACGAATTCGCAGCCTCACTGCGCCTGATCGCCGAAGGGCAGGTGGATGCGGCGGCGATGGTGACGGCGGAAGTCGGCATCGATGGCGTCGCAAAGGCTTTCGCCGACCTCGCCAATCCTGAGGCGCACACCAAGATCATCGTGCAGCCGTGGCGGTGA
- a CDS encoding Lrp/AsnC family transcriptional regulator, which yields MPALDAIDRKILSYLQNDSRLTMQELADKVGLSVSPCHRRVKLLEERGVISRYIATVDQKALGLHVSVFISIKLARQKEEDLNRFARAISKWDEVLECYLMTGNRDYLLRVVAADLASYETFLKTKLTRLDGIASIESSFALSQVKYSIALPV from the coding sequence ATGCCCGCCCTCGACGCCATCGACCGAAAAATCCTCAGCTACCTCCAGAACGACAGCCGGCTGACCATGCAGGAACTGGCCGACAAGGTCGGGCTGTCGGTGTCGCCCTGCCATCGCCGCGTCAAGCTGCTGGAGGAGCGCGGCGTCATCTCGCGCTACATCGCGACCGTGGACCAGAAGGCGCTGGGGCTGCATGTCAGCGTCTTCATCTCGATCAAACTGGCGCGGCAGAAGGAGGAGGATCTCAACCGCTTCGCGCGGGCGATCTCGAAATGGGACGAGGTGCTGGAGTGCTATCTGATGACCGGCAACCGCGACTATCTCTTGCGCGTGGTCGCGGCCGACCTCGCTTCCTACGAGACTTTCCTGAAGACCAAGCTGACCCGGCTCGACGGCATCGCCTCGATCGAGTCCAGCTTTGCGCTCAGCCAAGTGAAATATTCGATCGCGCTGCCGGTGTAA
- a CDS encoding transketolase — protein MPVDTARLDTLTALARKALWLSSWTIHQANHIRPNADGLKVGGHQASSASLATIMSALYFHVLKPEDRVAVKPHASPVFHAIQYLFGRQSREKLENFRGFKGAQSYPSRTKDVDDVDFSTGSVGLGVAQTLFASLVQDYVKAHGWMKDRREGRMIALVGDAEMDEGNIFEALAEGWKHGLRNTWWVVDYNRQSLDAVVREGLWEKFETVFRNFGWDVMIVKYGRLMREAFAEPGGEALKRWIDNCPNALYAALCFQGGAAFRKHLHDEIGDQGPITKLIDKRSDDELLALMSNLGGHDMASMLDAFESIDHDRPVCFIAYTIKGVGLPFQGHKDNHAGLMTVAQMEKYRDSQNIRPGHEWDKYEGLAQSAAELDAFLARVPFNQDGRRLTAPVIEVPSQLAFKPAPQMSTQQGFGLVLNEIARGDSELARRIVTTSPDVTVSTNLGPWVNRRGLFARGEKADLFRSEKIPSTFNWDFSPKGQHLELGIAEMNLFIMLSALGLSHQINGERLLPVGTLYDPFIERGLDALNYACYQDARFMVAATPSGITLAPEGGAHQSIATPLIGMAQDGLASFEPAFVDELAVIMGWGFNHMQRDPGEGGSVYLRLSTRSIEQAQRIMTPELAEGITDGAYWLRKPGPNAEAVIAYTGAVAPEAIEATGFIGESRRDIGLLAITSADRLHAGWTAARKLRRDRRGVQHLSHIEKLLGPLPRDCGIVTVIDGHPAALGWLGSVRGHRVEALGVEQFGQTGTIADLYRHHGIGANAIIDAAESLTTGAPVLHRKMAV, from the coding sequence ATGCCCGTTGATACCGCCCGCCTCGACACGTTGACCGCGCTCGCCCGCAAGGCGCTGTGGCTGTCGTCATGGACCATCCATCAGGCCAACCACATCCGCCCGAATGCGGACGGCCTGAAGGTCGGGGGACATCAGGCCTCGTCGGCCTCGCTCGCCACCATCATGTCGGCGCTGTATTTCCACGTGCTGAAACCCGAAGATCGCGTCGCGGTGAAGCCGCATGCGAGCCCGGTGTTCCACGCCATCCAGTATCTGTTCGGCCGGCAGAGCCGCGAGAAGCTGGAGAATTTTCGTGGCTTCAAGGGCGCGCAGTCCTATCCCTCGCGCACCAAGGACGTCGACGACGTCGATTTCTCCACCGGATCGGTCGGCCTCGGCGTTGCGCAGACGCTGTTCGCCTCGCTGGTGCAGGACTACGTCAAGGCACATGGCTGGATGAAGGATCGCCGCGAAGGGCGGATGATTGCGCTCGTCGGCGACGCCGAGATGGACGAGGGCAACATTTTCGAGGCGCTCGCGGAGGGCTGGAAGCACGGCCTGCGCAACACCTGGTGGGTGGTCGACTACAACAGGCAGTCGCTCGACGCCGTCGTCCGCGAAGGTCTCTGGGAAAAGTTCGAGACCGTATTCCGCAATTTCGGCTGGGACGTGATGATCGTGAAATACGGCCGGCTGATGCGCGAGGCCTTTGCCGAGCCCGGCGGCGAGGCGCTGAAGCGCTGGATCGACAATTGCCCGAACGCGCTCTACGCCGCGTTGTGTTTCCAGGGCGGCGCGGCGTTCCGCAAACATCTTCACGACGAGATCGGCGATCAGGGCCCGATCACCAAGCTGATCGACAAGCGCAGCGACGACGAATTGCTGGCGCTGATGTCGAACCTCGGCGGCCATGACATGGCGAGCATGCTGGACGCCTTCGAATCCATCGATCACGATCGCCCGGTCTGCTTCATCGCCTACACCATCAAGGGCGTCGGCCTACCGTTCCAGGGCCACAAGGACAATCACGCCGGCCTGATGACGGTCGCGCAGATGGAGAAATATCGCGACAGCCAGAACATCCGGCCCGGACACGAATGGGACAAATACGAGGGTCTCGCGCAAAGTGCCGCCGAGCTCGACGCCTTTCTCGCGCGCGTGCCGTTCAACCAGGACGGCCGCCGGCTCACCGCGCCTGTGATCGAGGTGCCGTCGCAGCTCGCCTTCAAGCCGGCGCCGCAGATGTCGACCCAGCAGGGGTTTGGGCTGGTGTTGAACGAGATCGCGCGCGGCGACAGCGAGCTTGCCAGGCGCATCGTCACGACGTCGCCTGACGTCACCGTCTCGACAAATCTTGGTCCGTGGGTGAACCGACGTGGCCTGTTCGCGCGCGGCGAGAAGGCGGACTTATTCCGCAGCGAGAAAATTCCCTCCACCTTCAACTGGGACTTCTCGCCCAAAGGTCAGCATCTCGAGCTCGGCATCGCCGAGATGAACCTGTTCATCATGCTCTCGGCGCTCGGCCTGTCGCACCAGATCAACGGCGAGCGGCTGCTGCCGGTCGGCACGCTCTATGATCCCTTCATCGAGCGCGGTCTCGATGCGCTGAACTATGCCTGCTACCAGGATGCCCGCTTCATGGTGGCGGCGACGCCGTCGGGCATCACGCTGGCACCCGAAGGCGGCGCGCACCAGTCGATCGCAACGCCTTTGATCGGCATGGCGCAGGACGGGCTTGCCTCGTTCGAGCCGGCCTTCGTCGACGAGCTCGCCGTGATCATGGGTTGGGGTTTCAACCACATGCAGCGCGATCCGGGCGAGGGCGGCTCGGTCTATTTGCGGCTGTCGACGCGCAGCATCGAGCAGGCGCAGCGGATCATGACACCCGAGCTTGCAGAGGGCATCACCGACGGCGCCTATTGGCTGCGCAAGCCGGGCCCCAATGCCGAAGCCGTCATCGCCTATACCGGCGCAGTTGCGCCGGAAGCGATCGAGGCGACCGGCTTCATCGGCGAGAGCCGGCGCGACATCGGCCTGCTCGCGATCACGTCCGCGGATCGTCTGCATGCGGGGTGGACCGCCGCACGGAAATTGCGCCGTGATCGGCGCGGCGTTCAGCATCTCAGCCACATCGAAAAGCTGCTCGGGCCGCTGCCGCGCGACTGCGGCATCGTGACCGTGATCGATGGCCATCCGGCGGCGCTGGGCTGGCTCGGCAGCGTCCGCGGCCATCGCGTCGAGGCGCTCGGCGTCGAGCAGTTCGGCCAGACCGGCACCATCGCCGACCTCTACCGCCACCACGGCATCGGCGCCAATGCCATCATCGATGCGGCCGAAAGCCTCACCACGGGCGCGCCGGTGCTGCATCGGAAGATGGCGGTTTAA
- a CDS encoding aldehyde dehydrogenase family protein, which yields MVNRMQFYIDGAWVDPAVKKSTAVVNPATEEAMYEVALGSKADVDKAVAAAKRAFVTFSQTSRDERVALLTKVIEIYKGRLKEIGAAVSDEMGAPLPMAEKLQAGAGLGHLMTTLDVLKNYHFEEPVGTAMVLREPVGVVGMITPWNWPLNQIACKVAPALAAGCTMILKPSEFTPTSALIFAEILHEAGVPKGVFNLVNGLGPEVGAAMSEHPDIDMISFTGSTRAGIDVAKRAAPTVKRVSQELGGKSPNVILEGADLTKAVTGGVMHMFNNSGQSCNAPSRMIVPASKMKEVAAIAKAVADKTKAGDPRAEGTTIGPVVNRGQWDKIQGLIKKGIDEGATLVSGGPGLPEGVNKGFYVRPTIFADVTPDMTIAREEIFGPVLTIIGAKDEAEAVHIANDTPYGLAGYVSGASVEDAKRVGRQIRAGNVNLQGVPNDRSAPFGGYKQSGNGREWGKYGLEDFLEVKAVAGFNAA from the coding sequence ATGGTCAATCGCATGCAGTTCTACATCGACGGCGCCTGGGTCGATCCCGCCGTCAAGAAGTCCACCGCCGTGGTCAATCCGGCGACGGAAGAGGCGATGTACGAGGTTGCGCTGGGCTCCAAGGCCGACGTTGACAAAGCCGTCGCCGCCGCCAAGCGCGCGTTCGTGACGTTCTCCCAGACCAGCCGTGACGAGCGCGTCGCGCTGCTGACGAAAGTCATCGAGATTTATAAGGGCCGCCTCAAGGAGATCGGTGCCGCCGTCTCCGACGAGATGGGCGCGCCGCTGCCGATGGCCGAAAAGCTCCAGGCCGGCGCCGGCCTCGGCCACCTCATGACCACGCTCGACGTGCTCAAGAACTATCATTTCGAGGAACCGGTCGGCACCGCCATGGTGCTGCGCGAGCCGGTCGGCGTGGTCGGCATGATCACGCCCTGGAACTGGCCGCTCAACCAGATCGCCTGCAAGGTCGCGCCCGCGCTCGCCGCCGGCTGCACCATGATCCTGAAGCCATCGGAGTTCACCCCGACCTCGGCCTTGATCTTTGCGGAAATCCTCCATGAAGCCGGCGTGCCGAAGGGCGTGTTCAACCTCGTCAACGGTCTCGGCCCCGAGGTCGGCGCCGCCATGAGCGAGCACCCCGATATCGACATGATCTCGTTCACCGGCTCGACCCGCGCCGGCATCGACGTGGCCAAGCGTGCGGCACCGACCGTGAAGCGCGTCAGCCAGGAGCTCGGTGGCAAGTCGCCGAACGTCATCCTCGAAGGCGCCGACCTCACCAAGGCGGTGACCGGCGGCGTGATGCACATGTTCAACAACTCCGGCCAGTCCTGCAACGCGCCCTCGCGCATGATCGTGCCGGCCTCGAAGATGAAGGAAGTCGCCGCGATCGCGAAGGCCGTCGCCGACAAGACCAAGGCGGGCGATCCGCGCGCCGAAGGCACCACCATCGGCCCGGTCGTCAACCGCGGCCAGTGGGACAAGATCCAGGGGCTGATCAAGAAGGGTATCGACGAGGGCGCAACGCTCGTGTCCGGCGGCCCGGGCCTGCCCGAGGGCGTCAACAAGGGCTTCTATGTCCGCCCGACCATCTTCGCCGACGTCACCCCTGACATGACGATCGCCCGCGAAGAAATCTTCGGACCGGTGCTCACCATCATCGGCGCCAAGGACGAAGCCGAGGCCGTGCATATCGCCAACGACACGCCGTATGGCCTTGCCGGCTACGTCTCGGGCGCTTCGGTCGAGGACGCCAAGCGCGTCGGCCGACAGATCCGCGCCGGTAACGTCAACCTCCAGGGCGTGCCCAATGACCGCTCCGCGCCGTTCGGCGGCTACAAGCAGTCGGGCAACGGCCGCGAGTGGGGCAAGTACGGCCTCGAGGACTTCCTCGAAGTGAAGGCCGTCGCGGGCTTCAACGCGGCGTAA
- a CDS encoding SMP-30/gluconolactonase/LRE family protein, protein MNEASSHTQGWRPATYYPDPAIKALDPRFEKYWLKLSAVERLTTGMRWAEGPVWFGDGRYLLCSDIPNQRIIKWEEETGAVSVFRKPSNFANGNTRDRQGRLVTCEHGGRRVTRTEYDGNITVLMDSFGGKKLNSPNDVVVKSDGAVWFTDPTFGLLGNYEGYKAEPEIEPNVYRLDPATGKATIVAEGVLGPNGLCFSPDEKILYVVESRGVPNRKILAYDVSADGTTISNKRVFIDAGPGTPDGMRCDIDGNLWCGWGMGDPELDGVVVFAPDGVMIGRIALPERCANLCFGGVKRNRLFMAASQSIYALYVNTQGAVGG, encoded by the coding sequence ATGAATGAGGCATCGTCCCACACTCAAGGCTGGCGGCCAGCGACCTATTACCCCGATCCCGCGATAAAAGCACTCGATCCCCGCTTCGAAAAATACTGGTTGAAGCTCTCGGCGGTGGAGCGGCTGACGACCGGCATGCGCTGGGCCGAGGGTCCGGTGTGGTTCGGCGATGGTCGTTATCTCCTGTGCAGCGACATCCCGAACCAGCGCATTATCAAATGGGAGGAGGAGACCGGTGCGGTCTCAGTGTTCCGCAAGCCCTCCAATTTCGCCAACGGCAACACCAGGGATCGCCAGGGCCGGCTTGTCACCTGCGAGCATGGCGGGCGACGCGTCACCCGCACCGAATATGACGGCAACATCACCGTGCTGATGGATTCCTTTGGCGGCAAGAAGCTCAACTCACCGAACGACGTCGTGGTGAAGTCCGACGGCGCGGTCTGGTTCACCGATCCCACCTTCGGCCTGCTCGGCAATTACGAGGGCTACAAGGCCGAGCCCGAGATCGAGCCGAACGTCTACAGGCTCGATCCCGCGACCGGCAAGGCGACCATCGTTGCCGAAGGCGTGCTCGGGCCGAACGGGCTGTGCTTCTCGCCGGACGAGAAAATCCTCTACGTCGTGGAATCACGCGGCGTGCCGAACCGCAAGATCCTCGCCTATGACGTCTCGGCGGATGGCACCACGATCTCGAACAAGCGCGTCTTCATCGACGCAGGCCCGGGCACGCCGGATGGCATGCGCTGCGACATCGACGGCAATCTCTGGTGCGGCTGGGGCATGGGCGATCCCGAACTCGACGGCGTCGTGGTGTTCGCGCCCGACGGCGTCATGATCGGCCGCATCGCCCTGCCCGAGCGCTGCGCCAATCTCTGCTTCGGTGGCGTCAAGCGCAATCGCCTGTTCATGGCCGCGAGCCAGTCGATCTACGCGTTGTATGTGAACACGCAGGGCGCGGTGGGGGGATAG
- a CDS encoding NAD(P)-dependent oxidoreductase, producing MRILMTGASGGIGTRLRTLLPPIYPDLLLSDIRPPADLGPNEQFKAADLSDLAQCEAICEGVDGIIHFGGYSVEGPWNDILQANIIGGYNLFEAAYRKGVKRVVFASSNHAVGFYPRHHKIGTDVTPRPDGRYGVSKVFGEAVGALYADKHGLKVTCLRIGNFGDVPLDLRRISIWLKPEDLVQLCRIGLEHPDIHFEIFYGVSLNERAWWDNHRAYEFGYRPTGRSEDHVAHAMAEQAKLKPDPVGDHYQGGAFCSNEFDGDTSRIIDWNKR from the coding sequence ATGCGCATCTTGATGACGGGAGCTTCGGGTGGAATCGGCACGCGGCTGCGGACATTGCTGCCGCCGATCTATCCGGACCTGCTGCTCAGCGACATCCGCCCGCCGGCCGACCTCGGCCCCAACGAGCAATTCAAGGCGGCGGATCTCTCCGACCTTGCCCAGTGCGAGGCGATCTGCGAGGGCGTCGACGGCATCATCCATTTCGGCGGCTATTCGGTCGAAGGTCCCTGGAACGACATCCTCCAGGCCAACATCATCGGCGGCTACAATCTGTTCGAGGCAGCGTATCGCAAGGGCGTCAAGCGCGTGGTGTTCGCCTCCTCGAACCATGCCGTCGGATTCTATCCCCGTCACCACAAGATCGGCACCGACGTGACCCCACGCCCCGACGGCCGCTATGGCGTCAGCAAGGTGTTCGGCGAAGCGGTCGGCGCGCTCTATGCCGACAAGCATGGCCTGAAGGTGACTTGCCTTCGCATTGGCAATTTCGGCGACGTACCGCTGGACCTCCGCCGGATCTCGATCTGGCTGAAGCCGGAAGATCTGGTGCAGCTCTGCCGGATCGGGCTCGAGCATCCCGACATTCATTTCGAGATCTTCTACGGCGTGTCCCTGAACGAGCGCGCGTGGTGGGACAACCACCGCGCCTACGAGTTCGGCTACCGCCCCACGGGGCGCTCCGAGGACCACGTGGCGCATGCGATGGCCGAGCAGGCCAAGCTGAAGCCCGATCCGGTCGGCGATCACTATCAGGGCGGCGCGTTCTGCAGCAACGAGTTCGACGGCGACACAAGTCGGATCATTGATTGGAATAAGCGGTAG
- a CDS encoding MFS transporter, translating to MTEQTLTEPIAERQAPPRGFSRYQAVLVALLALVQFTIIIDFMIMSPLGAIMMPALDISAAQFGVAVSAYAFSAGISGILAAGFADRFDRKRLLLFFYAGFTLGTALCAIAPNYHLLLLGRIVTGLFGGVIGSVVLAIVTDLFGLQLRGRVMGFVQTAFAASQVLGIPAGLFLANQWNWHVAFGALVGLSVIGMAAVMFLMKPVNGHLGLKQDRNPFRHLIATVSQPRYWMAFSVTTLLATGGYMLMPFGSAYTVHNLGIDIVHLPTIYLVSGLFSIVIGPLVGRASDAFGKYPTFVFGSAMSIVMVLIYTHLGEVSLTVAILVNVLMFVGIFSRMIPSQALISAIPEPAQRGSFSAVGASLQQLSGGLGSVLAAALIAQDADGTLRHFDRLGYVVVTTALISLILMYFVQRPIAAQAGKRVV from the coding sequence ATGACGGAACAAACTCTGACGGAGCCGATCGCCGAGCGGCAAGCGCCACCTCGCGGCTTCTCGCGCTACCAGGCGGTCCTCGTCGCGCTGCTGGCGCTGGTCCAGTTCACGATCATCATCGATTTCATGATCATGTCGCCGCTCGGCGCCATCATGATGCCGGCGCTCGATATTTCCGCCGCCCAGTTCGGCGTGGCGGTCTCGGCCTATGCGTTCAGCGCGGGAATTTCCGGCATCCTGGCGGCCGGCTTTGCCGACCGGTTCGATCGCAAGCGGCTGCTGTTGTTCTTCTACGCCGGCTTCACGCTTGGCACGGCGCTTTGCGCGATCGCGCCCAACTATCACCTGTTGCTGCTGGGGCGGATCGTGACCGGCCTGTTCGGCGGCGTGATCGGCTCGGTCGTGCTCGCCATCGTCACCGATCTGTTTGGGCTGCAATTGCGCGGCCGCGTCATGGGTTTCGTGCAAACCGCCTTCGCTGCAAGCCAGGTGCTGGGCATCCCGGCCGGTCTTTTCCTCGCCAACCAGTGGAACTGGCATGTCGCGTTCGGCGCACTGGTCGGCCTGTCGGTGATCGGCATGGCCGCCGTGATGTTCCTGATGAAGCCGGTGAACGGCCATCTCGGGCTGAAGCAGGATCGAAACCCGTTTCGGCATCTGATCGCAACGGTCTCGCAGCCGCGTTATTGGATGGCGTTCTCGGTGACGACCCTGCTGGCGACCGGCGGCTACATGCTGATGCCGTTCGGCAGCGCCTACACCGTGCACAATCTCGGCATCGACATCGTGCATCTGCCGACGATCTATCTCGTCTCCGGCCTGTTCAGCATTGTCATCGGCCCCTTGGTGGGACGCGCGAGCGATGCCTTCGGCAAATACCCGACCTTCGTCTTCGGCAGCGCCATGTCCATCGTCATGGTGCTGATCTACACCCATCTCGGCGAGGTGAGTCTGACGGTCGCGATCCTGGTCAACGTCCTGATGTTCGTCGGCATCTTCTCGCGCATGATCCCGTCGCAGGCGCTGATTTCCGCAATCCCCGAGCCGGCGCAACGCGGCTCCTTCAGCGCGGTCGGCGCGTCGCTGCAACAGCTCTCCGGCGGGCTCGGCTCCGTGCTCGCCGCCGCGCTGATCGCGCAGGACGCCGACGGCACGCTGCGGCATTTCGACCGGCTGGGATACGTCGTCGTGACGACTGCGTTGATTTCCCTGATCCTGATGTACTTTGTGCAGCGGCCCATCGCAGCCCAGGCCGGCAAGCGCGTTGTCTAG
- a CDS encoding potassium channel family protein produces the protein MVLDRNNTRERAALDSASAPFELLKSRIRQLYEGDTFGCIRFRYGLLVLDIVTVLFIIATSFLPRNRAIESLDVVFGVLILADFSARMIISRQPLRDLARLSTWTDIIVIVSFLAPLTGEAGGFLRAFRTLRLLRDYQMVARLRVDSPFFRRNEEVVFAVANLGVFIFVMTGIVYETQRSHNNQIAHYADALYFTVTALTTTGFGDITLPGTVGRLITVVIMIFGVTLFLNLAKALLAPSKVRFPCAVCGLQRHDVDAVHCKACGTVLNIPDEGAD, from the coding sequence ATGGTGCTTGATCGCAACAACACGAGGGAACGTGCGGCGCTCGACTCTGCCTCCGCCCCATTTGAGCTCCTGAAGAGCAGGATCCGACAACTTTATGAAGGCGACACTTTCGGCTGCATAAGATTCCGATATGGCTTGCTCGTGCTTGATATCGTCACGGTTCTATTCATCATTGCGACGTCGTTCCTGCCTCGCAACAGGGCTATTGAGTCGCTCGATGTTGTGTTCGGTGTCTTGATCCTTGCAGACTTCTCCGCACGGATGATCATCAGCCGTCAGCCGCTGCGTGACCTTGCGCGACTTTCGACCTGGACCGACATCATCGTCATTGTTTCGTTCCTTGCACCACTCACAGGAGAAGCCGGCGGCTTCCTGCGCGCATTTCGAACATTGCGACTGCTGCGCGACTACCAAATGGTGGCACGTCTGCGGGTCGACAGCCCCTTCTTTCGGCGAAATGAGGAAGTCGTCTTTGCGGTCGCCAACCTCGGGGTGTTCATTTTTGTGATGACGGGGATCGTCTACGAGACCCAGAGGTCTCACAACAATCAGATCGCCCACTATGCCGACGCGCTCTACTTCACGGTCACGGCGCTAACGACGACCGGCTTCGGTGACATCACCCTGCCCGGAACTGTCGGACGCCTGATAACCGTCGTCATCATGATCTTTGGCGTGACCCTTTTCCTGAATCTCGCCAAGGCATTGCTCGCGCCCTCCAAGGTACGCTTCCCCTGCGCTGTCTGCGGTCTGCAGCGCCACGATGTCGACGCGGTGCATTGCAAGGCCTGCGGGACCGTGTTGAACATTCCCGATGAAGGCGCGGACTAG